AGCATCGCGTAGCATCTATGGCGGCAGCATGTGACGGACCGGCAGCGGCGCTGCAGGCCCAATCCCTCAGTGCGGCGGGACAGGGATCCCGGCTGCGCGAACCCCATCCAGAAAATGTTCGCGATCTTCAGCGCGTTGGAAACGGGTCGATACCTCTTCGCGCACATTCAGGAGTATGCCCGGTGCATTTTGCTCGAACCATTCCCGTTCCATGCGAGCAGCCGCAATCTTGCCCTGCGCACCGAGCGCGCTAAGGAGAACGAGATGATGGATTGGATTGTAACGGAGGTCCGCCATTCGTGCCCAAACTTCCGCGGCTTCATAGTCACCACGCATATAGGCGCAGGTGGCGAGCCCTACCTCGTAATATCCTATCGGGCCGTTGATGCGGGATATCGCGCTCGACAGCAGTTCGCACCCGCTCTCCCATTTGCCGGACAATGCGAGTCTGAGGCCATACTCACCGGCCAGCTCGGTATCATTGGAATTGAGCGCGAGCGCCTCGGTACCTGTTCTGAGGGCCGCCTCGATGTCCCCCTTGAAAAAATACACCAGCATTTGCGCCTCCAACGCTCTCACGTTCTGGGGGTCCAGTGCGACGGCTTTTTCTGCGGCAATTTCCGCTCGTTCGAGCGACGGGCCTGGCGCCGTCTGTAACCTATATTGGAAGCGGACTTCGTCCACGTACGCCATGGAAAGAAGCGCCCAGAATGTCGAATATTGCGGGAACCGTTCCGTCGCGTGCTTCAGGCAGTCTCTTGCCAAAGCGTGCTTTTGGGGCTCAAGCGTCCCCCTGTAGGCGTAGTAGGCGAGCGTGCAGGCGTAGGAATCCCGGTCTTCCGGGAGCTGTTTGTCGATGCGGGCCGCATCGGTTTGAAAGACAATGCCAGACGGTTGCGCGATGGCCACGGCTACGCTTCTTGCCACATCTGTCTGGACTTCGAGCATTTCTCTGACACTGAATTGCTTGTCGTAGTTATTGGCCCAGATGACCGATCCGTCGGCTTTGTTCAGGAACCGAGTCGTCAAACGGAGCGTGTCGTCGTCCAGACGGACGCGGCCTTGAAGGATGTATCTTGCAGGCGATTGCCCGACCAACGAAGGTTCGGTTTCTCCTCGCGATCCGCCCGCTATGACAACGATCTCCTTGAATTTCGACAACTGTCCGATGACCTCATCGGTAAGACCGCGGGCGATGGCGGCTGCCTGCGGGGAGCCAGAGAGGTCTTCGAAGGGTTCAACGACGATCCGGGGCATGTCGACGCTGCTCAAATCGCTTCCAGGAGCGAGACGGACCAAACGCTCGATGTCCTTGACGGAAGACCCCACGAGGACGGTCCACAGTAATAGTGCCAGAAGTAGAACGGCCGCCCCGAGTGCCGCCGCGATCCAGATCCAATTCCCACCCCGCCTAGGTACATTTTCGTCGTGGATTGACAGATCCGGCTTGGTCGCGCGAGCAGGTTCAATCTCCTGACCGGGCGACACGTTCGGACGTGTATATCGGAACGCCGGTACGTAGCCGCCTTTCGGGATCGAGATGAAAACGGGATCGTCCTGTCCAGCCACGAGATAGTAGCGCTCGAGCGCACGGCGCATCCGACCAGCCTCTATGCGGACCACAGGGTCGTTCTGTGCATCGAAGGAACTTTCGCGTCCAAACACTTCGAGGGCGATCGAGTAGGCTTTCAGCCGATCGGATCGTCCTGCAAGCGCTTCATTGAGAATGTAGGATACGAAGGCCCGAGCTCGGTTGGGCGCATGAAACTCCGGGCTCGACAGGATGCGGTCATACTGTGCGCGCACTTCCGCTTCCGTAGGAACGGAGACGTCTTCCGTGCCGTCTCGTGAGGCGCCCAGCATTGCCTTCCCCAAGGCTTATTAAACCGCAAATGCACGTGTATCCTCGTGTATCATACATCTCTAAATAAACCACATGCAATATGATGAGTTCGATAAGTCGATCGAGTTCGGCGTTGTCGAGGAGATGTGATGGGATCGAGTTCAAACTATCCCGGTGCTATGTCAGGCCTTGCCATTGCATGCGCGCTTTTTCCTGCACGCGCACGAGAGATTGAAGTCTTGTTCGAGCGCAACGACAGCTTCAGAGGGCTCTGCGAGGACCTCGCCGCGGCGAACGAGGTACTCATGACAATCGATGGACTCCCGGTCGGCGTCCGTGATGCGAGGCGGCTTGAATACAAGGAGCTGATTTCGGGTCTTTCTACTGAAATCGAAGAGATGTTGTCCCTTGCCAAGGTCATCCGAATACCGCGAAAGGATCGGCGCCCGACGTAGTCCCGGTTGCTAACAGGCGTCGCGCTTGCGGAGTGAGCCTTTTGATCCACCACCAAACATAGAGGAATACTCGGCCAATGTTTCGTATATCGATCTGGAAAATCCTCGGCTTAAGCCCCACTCCAACGAGGATCGCAATGTTATTTGCTGCCTGCGCCTCGGTCCCGTTCTATCCCGTCGGCTATTCACAAGCCGCGGGCAATCAGTTCAAAGACTTTCCGTTCGTGATCGGTTGTGAATACAAGGGTATGTTCCACGCTTTTTTCCTCTCGAGAATAACGCCTGACGGACTGGCGACCTATGTCGCATCGGAACGGATTGCGGGTACGATTTCTCTGGATGGGCACGCAAAGGCGGTCGGCGAGCAGAAGGGTGGGACATGCGTGGGCAAGACACTCGAGGAACTGCGCAATTCGGGCCAAGCTCACTATCTACAGCCCTAGGGCTTACGTTTCGTCCAACGCAGGAGGGGGGCGGGGCGGCGACGGGCGTGCCATGCGTTTGTCGAAGGCGCGACCGAAGGGCTGGCGACAGGCAGTTGAAAGCTGTCCGCACCACCGGCGAGTGAGCGTCTATACCAATTTCGCCAGACGCAAGCGAGGCTGCCATCCCTACGGCCTGATGTATGTTCCCGTATGTTACGCCGTCAATCCAAGTGCCTCTTGTATAGTTTCAAGCCGTGCCAATCGAAGGAGGCCGATACCGATGCGAAGATCATTCAGGCTTTTGGTCGGATTGTCGGCCCTGGCGATCATATCGATACGACCGGATATGCCCGTGCACGCACAGGTGCCCACGCCGACGGCAAAACCGTCGGCCGAAGAGCCAGCCGAAACGGAAGGCGACCTCCTTGACGAGGAGGAACTTGAAGTCCTCGTGGCCCGCATTGCGCTTTACCCGGATGACCTGGTGGCGGCGATTTCCGCGGCGTCGCTTTTCCCGTTGCCGATAGTCGAGGCGGCACGGTTCCTCGAGGCGAAGAAGAAGGACGCCGATCTCAAGCCCAAGGACGACTGGGATGGGAGCGTCATCTCGCTCCTGAACTATCCCGATATTGTCAAGATGATGAGTGAGGACCTCGATTGGACCCAATCGCTGGCCGATGCACTCACGAACCAGCAGAAGGATGTGCTGATCGCCATTCAGCAGCTTCGCGACGAGGCAGTGGCAAAGAACATCATCAAGACCGACGACAAGGTCACGGTTGTCATGGAGAACGAGAACGTCGTCATTCGACCGACTGATCCGGAGAAGGTTTATATCCCGCAGTACCCGCCGGAGATGCTCTATGAACCGGGTTACGCGGTCGAGCCGATCTCCTATTACCCCGACCCTTACGACAACTACTATTATCCAGGGGCCGGTTTCTTTGCAGCGGCGGTAACCGGCGTTGCATGGGCGGCCGTCGTCAACTGGGACGATTGGGGCGTATGGGGTGGCGACTGGCGTGGTGACGTCGATATCGACTGCAACAACTGCTTCAACGACCGGAACTTCAACGGCAAGGTCAACTGGAACGACGTCGACTGGACCAAGGTGGACCGGAGCAAGTTGAGTATCGGAAAGGATCAACTCGCTAACATCGATCGGTCGGCGATCAAGTCCAGTCTGCAGTCCGACAACCGCAATCAGCTCAAGAACAAGGTCAGCGACCGGCAAGCAAATCGAGGGCCAGGAGCCAGGGACGTCGGCGCCCGTGCTAACGACATCCGCAAGGGCACGGTCGAAGGCCTGAAGGCAAATCCGAGAGCGGGGAACGCTGCGGCGAACCGGCCCGGGACACCGCGCCTTGATGCCCGCCCAGGCAATGTGGCCAACCGCCCGGATGCCCGGCCGGGGAATGCGGCCAATCGCCCAGGTAATGTGGCAAACCGTTCGTCAAGGCCGGCCGGCAAGGTCAACAGGCCAAGCGCACCGAAGATGGCGGCACGACCCGACAATCGCTCGCGTCAGCCAAGCGCCCTTGGCAACGTGCAGTCCGGTCGGCGTGAAGCGGTTGCTTCCAAGCGGGGAGGGCAGAGCATGGGAGGCGGACAACGCGGCGCGCCGCGCGCGGCGGCACAGCGCTCACGCCCAATGCCACATGGCGGTGGCGGGGGGCGCGGCGGTGGTCGAGGTGGCGGCGGTCGCGGGGGTGGCGGTCGTCGGTAATGTTTTCCAGCCTCTCGGATTTCCGGAGATAAACCATGAGACTACAGTTGAGATTGATCGCGCTGCTGCTCGGAACGGCACTATCCGTAGCCATTGCAGCCCCATCCGTGGCCCAGATGCAGACGGATCTTTCGGAGTTCGAGGCGGGGACGCCGCCATCGTTCGACGATCCCTCGGCGCTGCTTGACCGGCTCAAGGCCGTGCTGAGTGCCAACGATATCGACGGTTTGGCAACTCTCCTTGGCCTGGACGCGGCCAAGCTGCGCTCCAGCAAGGAGGCCATGGTAAGCTACGGACTGATCCGCGAGGGTGCTGCGCGGCAATTGCGACTTCAGGATCTCGGAGATCGCAAGATCGTTGCCGTGGGGGACGTGTTGTGGCCTTTGCCGTTCCCCTTGTCGAAGGACAAGGACGGCAAGTGGGCTTTCGACACGGAGGTTGGTCTGCAGGAGATCATCAATCGCCGGGTGGGCCAGAACGAGCTTACGACAATTCAAACGATGCATGACTACGTGCTCGCTCAGGACCAGTATGCTCAAATCGACGAGGACGAGGATGGCGTCTACGAGTTCGCTCAGCGGCTGATCAGCAGCCTCGGCAAGCGGGACGGCTTATATTGGGAGCCCGGTCTGTTCGATGAGGAGAGCCCGGCCGGACATCTGATAGAGACGGCGGCTTTCGGCAAGGCTAAGCGTGGCGAAGGGTACTATGGATATCGCTATCGTATCTTGACCGCCCAGGGTTCCAACGTGATTGGCGGCAAGCAGAATTACATCGTCAATGGCAACATGACAGCCGGATTTGCCTTGATCGCGTGGCCGGTGACGTATCGCGTGACCGGGGTGCAGACGTTCATCGTCAACGGCGCGAACATCGTCTATGAGCGGGATCTGGGGCCGCAGACGGAGCAGCGGGTCTCAACGATCAAGGAATTCAATCCGGATGATAGCTGGACGATCGTGCGCGACTAGCCATAGAGGCAGGCTCCTGAGGCGTATGCTACCGTATGATACCGTCCGCGACCTGTATCCTACTGCCCACTGCAGGTTATCGGGCCTATCATCCGGCGGTTTCTTGGAGGTATGGCGATGGCAAAGGGTGAAGCAACTGGCACCAATCCTGCCGCAATGAGTGCGGAAGAACTGAGAAAGAAAGCCTTGGAACTGAAGCTCGCGGAGATGGAGCGCGAAGACAAGATAAAATCACGGGAGGCGAAGAAGCATTCCGAGTTTGTCGAAGACTTCTTCCGCAAGCATATAGGCGACGACGAACGTGCCGTTATCAGGCGCGTAGTGACAAAGGCGGCCGCGGACGGAAAGTTCGAGGCCATGGTCTACAGCTTTCCATCCAGCTTCTGCACCGACAGCGGCCGGGCCATCAACAATAATCTCCAAGGGTGGCAGAACACGCTGCAGGGCAAGGCCAAGGAGGTTTACGAGCTGTTCGAAACCGTAGGAAGACCACAAGGCTACACGCTAAAAGCAGTGGTCATCAATTATCCGGGAGGCATGCCGGGCGACATCGGTTTCTTTTTAGGCTGGGAGCCGCCGCTGGAGTGACCACAGACGAGGCAACGCCACAAGCTGCGAAACCATTCGGAACGGGCGCAATGAAGACGATCGAGATCGAACGGAAGTTCCTGGTGCGCAACGATGACTGGCGCGCGAGCGTGACTTCGTCCCACGAAATTCGCCAGGGTTACCTGACCCGCGGGCGCGAGAATTCTGTAAGGGTTCGTACAGTCGACGGTCTGTCGGCACGGCTGACCGTGAAGTTCGGAAAACGGGGCCTCAGCCGTGAAGAATACGAATACGACATACCCTACGCAGAAGCGGTCGAGCTCCTCTCCCACGCAATTGGCGGCATCGTCGAAAAGACGCGCTACACCGTGCCACATCGTGGGGTCGTATGGGAGGTCGACGTTTTCGGTGGCAGGCATGACGGTCTGACGATTGGCGAAATCGAACTGAACAGCGAGGAGAGCAACCCTTCAATTCCAAAATGGCTTAGCAGAGAAGTCACCGGTGACAAACGATACTCCAATCGATCATTGGCGACGAGCACACTTGCGATCGCCCTGAACGCTGGTTCGCCTGCCACAACGACCGCTCGGCAGAAACCGTCCGGTTCCTATCAGGACTGAACTCGCTGATCGCTACGGCGTGCGCCGACGATAGCGCCCGCACCAGCCCTTTTATGTAGAGGAAGGCAAAATATGGCTCCGTCGCAGGGTGCTGACCAATCTCTGTCGCTGCACACAGACCCCCGGCTGGATCTTGTTGCCGGCCTCACGGCGGCCGCGGTCGTTCTGCCGAAGGCCATGGCCTACGCAACCGTCGCCGGCCTGCCGGTGAGCGTCGGTCTCTACACCGCCTTCGTACCGATGATCGTCTACGCATTCCTTGGTACTTCGCGGGTCCTGAGCGTCAGTTCAACGACCACGCTCGCCATCCTCACGGCCACCGAACTCGGACTGGTTGTGCCGGACGGCGACGCAGGCCGGTTGATCACCGCGACAGCCACGCTCACTGCCCTCACAGGCCTGCTCCTGATGGCGGCCTCGGTCCTGCGGTTTGGATTCGTCGCGAACTTCATTTCCTCGCCGGTGCTGACCGGCTTTAAGGCGGGCATCGGGCTGGTGATCGTCCTGGATCAGGTGCCGAAGCTTTTTGGCCTCCACATCGCGAAGGAAGGGTTCTTCCGGGATGTTCTAAGCCTCGTCCATCATCTCCCCGAGGCGTCTGTTCTCACGGCTGTGATCGGAGCATCCGCACTTGTCCTGTTGCTGGTCATGGAGCAGATCTGGCCGCATTCGCCAGCCCCGCTCGCGATCGTCGGCGGCGGTATCGCTATATCATGGCTGGCGGGGCTCGGCGCGGCTGGCGTCTCGACAGTGGGCTTTATTCCGCAGGCGCTGCCGTCGTTGACGTTTCCTGACGTGGACATGGTCGTCCAATTGCTGCCGGGGGCGATTGGTATCGCACTGATGAGCTTTACCGAGACGATTGCCGCCGGCCGCGCCTTCGCGGCGCCGGCCGAGCCTCCGATCAGAGCAAACCGGGAGCTTCTGGCCGATGGCGCTGCAAACCTTGCCGGGGCATTTTTCGGCGCGATGCCTGCGGGAGGCGGCACGTCGCAGACGGCCGTTGTTCGTGCCGTGGGAGGACGGACACAGAAGGCCTCGCTCGTCACGGCAGCGGTCTCCGCCGCCACGATGCTGATCCTGGCCCCACTGCTTGGGCTCCTGCCGCAAGCAGTGCTAGCGGCCATCGTGATCGTTTATTCCATCGGTCTGATCCAGCCCGGCGAGTTCAGGTCGATCCTCAAGGTTCGACGGATGGAGTTTCTATGGGCGCTCGCCGCCTTCTTCGGCGTGCTGTTGTTCGGCACCCTTCAGGGCATCGTCGTCGCCATCGCCCTTTCTCTTGTCGCTCTGTCCAGGCAGGCGGCCAATCCACGGATCCATGTCATAGGCCGCAAACCAGGCGGGGATGTCCTGCGTCCGGTTTCATCGGAGCATCCCGATGACGAGACCTTCGACGGATTGCTGATCGTGCGGCCGGAGGGCAGGCTGTTCTTTGCCAACGCCCAGCAGATCGCGGACCGGATCGGCGGATTTGTCGCTGAGGCGAAACCCAGTATTCTCCTGCTCGATCTCAGCGGCGTCTTTGATATCGAATATTCGGCGCTTCAGATGATGATGGAGAGCGACCAACGTCTCGCAAAGCAGGGGGTCGGTCTTTGGCTCGCGGGCCTCAATCCGGATGTCCTTGCCTACGTTCGGGCGTCGGGATTCGCCGACCGGCTCGGCCGGGACCGCATGTTTGCGACGGCGGGCGCCGGCATCCGCCATTACCAGGACAACGCCCAGCCCCTAACAGAACGCACCGCAAAAACGTGATTTAGGTGCCGCACGGAGGAGCCTTTGTCAGCCGGAAACGTGCGTGATTGGCCTTTGATGGGCGAGCGCCTCTATGCCGCATGGAGCCTTGCATCCAGCAATTTTACCGAATTGCTCAAACGGGTTCGAGCCCGCCCTGTTGGAAACGTGCGGCTTTGTTTGGGCAAGGTCGCCAGCGTCGGTCTGGGGTTGGTGAGCTTCGTCGCGTCAGTGATCATCGCCGGCCGCAGGCACCAACTGCTGGTATCACGTGAGGCATTGGCGACAAACGGCTAAACCGCAACGGCGGCCAGCGCGATGCCAGATCACCAAGAGAAGTCCGGCAACCGACCATTCACGTGGATCCCGCAGCGATCGCTGCGTTGTGCGTTGCGAGCGTCTGCTGGGCCGCGGCGGCGACGCTGTCGTCCTTTCCGCCTGAGACCTGCACCGTGGGCACCGCGATCTTGATGCCGTTCTCGTTGAATGCCTGATGGATCATCCGCAGAGCGCGCCGCTTCAGCGTGAACTGCTGGCCGGGCTGCGTCATGACCTTCATTCGCAGCAGAAGTCCAGAGTCGCCCAGACTGTCGATGCCCTGCATCTTCAGCGGTTCAATGGTGGTCGGCTTGAATTCCGGATCCTCGAACAGCTCCAGACCGATCTTCTTGATGATCTTGCGCGCCTTGTCGATATCGGCATCGTAGGTCACAGTAATCGTCATCTTCTCGATTACCCAGTCGCGGCTCAGGTTCTGAACCGCGCCGAGTTCGCTGAAGGGGACGATATAGACTGCACCGCGATGATGTCTAAGCTTGATGGACCGCAGGCTGAATGACTCGACGTTACCCTTGTAACTGCCGCTCTGGATGTATTCTCCAACCCGGAACGCATCGTCTAGCAGGTAGAACATTCCGCTGATGACGTCCTTCACGACCGTCTGCGCCCCGAAGCCGATGGCGACGCCAACGACGCCGGCACCTGCGATCAACGGTCCGATTTCAACGCCGAGCGACGACAACGCCATCATGATCGCGATGGCGGCGAACAGGATCATCAGGACATTGCGCAGGATGGGCAGCAATGTCCTAAGGCGCGTCCGACGCCGTTCCTGCTCGCTACCAATCGCGAGGACCGCTTCCGTGTCGCCGAGTCTGCGATCGATCAGGACCTTCACGACGCTCCAGGCAAGATCCACGACCATGAGAATAATCCCGGCGCTCAACACACCACGGATCAGCCGCAGGGCGGGGGAGTCCTGCATCGTCATTCGTGTTAGCTCGACGTTGAGCATATCCGCGAGAAAGACGATCGCGCCGATGATCAGGACGGCGCGTATGCCGCGCTCCACGATCACCGATGCGACGGTGCTTTTTCTGCTTTCCTCTTCCATATCCGCGCTATGCAGAATGTTGTTTACCGCGGCCCTGGTGAGGGCGATCGCTCCCGGCAGCGCGGCGCACACGACGATGATCCAGAACAGCTTCGTAGCGCCGACCACCCATAGCAGCCAGACTGCGGCAAAATAGGCGGTCCAGAGGCAGTTCCGGGCACGAATGCCAATTCGACCCGACCGTGGAGTTTGAGAGAACACAGAAGGACGTCGCCAAACGGCTTCGATGCCGATGATGAGGAGGACAACGCCAAGCGAGTAGGCCACGAGCTGGCGCGCGTGAACGGAAAAGCCAAGACTGCCGAGCAGATGGATGGTCACCCAGCCGAAGGCATACCAACCCACAGCATATCCGAGCCGCCTTGCCCAATGAGCGGCGACCTCGTCCGAGACGGGTATAAGGCGAAATTGATTTTGTGCCAGCCGATGGGGGGCGAGGATCACGTCGAAGACGGCACTCGCAAGGCGGAAGACGACGACGGCAAACAGGTAGCCGACGACGATCTCGCGGACGAGCGGCGGCCACTCGAACACAAGGAAAAATCCGATGCTGCCCAGCCCGAAGGCCAGAACGTAGCAGACGGCCCAAAGCAGTCTTGCCCCCACGGCTACCAGTCTCTCTCTCACGGTGAAGATGGGCGCGCGCGACATCCACAGGCGCCATCCGGCGCTCGAACGCCAGAACACCCATTGTGCGGCGAGCCCTGCGACGACAAAGGCGGCGATGAGGAAGATTGGTCGCGTACCGCCGTTCGCTTCGACGTCGCGCTCGAGGACGGCCGCCCCACGCATCGTCTCTGTGGGAAATGACCGTGCCGCTAAAAGCATCGCGCTGGTATGGGTGCGAAGGCGTGTTGTGACCTCGCTGAAGGAAACGTGCGTGTCCCTGGCCTGCGTGGCTGGTTCGGGCGTCGCCCGCGCCGCGGCAGCCTGCTGCTGGAGAAAAGTCTGGACGGCGGGATCGGCGAACATCGCTAAGAACCGTTGAACGCTTTCCGGCTGCGAGATGGGAGCTGGCTGGCTCTGCGCGGCCGTCGAAACAGCCATGAGGGCAACCAGCATGAAAGCCGCTGTACGGACCATGCTTCGAACCCAGGCAAAATTCGGGATTGCTGCCATGTTTCTATCCTGTCCTGACTGCTAGCGCGCCTCCTGCGAACGAATGCCGGCAGTCATTTGCCTCCCGTTCCCAATCTGCTCACCTGGATCGCAAAATTGTCTCTGGTGTCGGCATCGATGACTGCGAGTTCAGCTATTCATTGGCGTCGTCGCGCGTGATCTCCTCGGCCTTCAACGTGGCCAAGTCAGTGCTCACTTTGTTCCTCGCGTGGTCAATCCGACATAACCCGCTTCGTTTCCGCCCACCGCGGGTGTCAACTCGAGCCCTGAGGATAAACTATGCGAAAACGTGAAATCTTACCCGTAGCATCACGTATCTTACAGCCTTTGGCCGGTCCTATCGAGGCTGCTGGCCCGAAGGCGCTCGCCGTTATGCCTCGCTGGATCAAGGTTGCATCCTGACGATATTCCGGCCCTCGCGATGTGCGTCGTCTGGCGGCCGTGATCTCGACGTCTCCGGCCAATCCGTGGTCTCTGTGAAGGCCGAACCAGGATGGACACCGCCGCTTCCAAATGTCGGCGTCAATCGCGTGCATAGCCTGCTTCCGTTCCTCCGCCCACGCATGGTTCGCGGGCCAGTATGATACCGTAACATACTGCACATTTTGGATTCTTTCTCGTACACCAGTAGGTGGCGATCTGCCGTGTCTGTGTCGTGATTGGAGTGAAAGATGGACGAAGGCGTGGCTTTAGCTACGCGGCGGTTTCCAGCCCGCGCTGGTCGCGGCTCTATCAAGAGAAATCGAAGAGGCGCTCGATGTCGGTGCCGCCTGACGTGGGGAAACGGGCGGCATTCCGCAGAACAGTTTGATATTCTTCTAGGTGGTGGGAATGGCAGAAGAAATTCACCCAGCGGCAATCGAGCATTTGCCGATTTTCATCACTCCGCCCGGCCAGACGGACTACCTTTTCGTTGCCATCGCCATCTTCCTTTTGCTGGCGGTGCTTGCCGTTGGCAATTTATACTTTCAATTGCACGCCCTTCCTGAACGCAGGGCCCACCGCACGAACAAAGTACAAATGGAGATCGTGGCCGTCCTGGCGCTCATCTCGCTGTTCACCCATAACCATATCTTCTGGATTGCCGGTCTGCTCCTGGCCTTCGTTCAGTTTCCCGACTTCTCGACCCCGCTTTACTCCATCGCCCAATCCCTCGGCAAACTCTCCGGCCGCACGGCTGAAATGACAGGTGATGATGCTCTGATTCCCGAGGATCCGGGGGACGCCGTGGCGACGCAGCCGCCGACCAAGACCAGCGCGCATGGAGAGGACATCTGAATGTTTGAGTTGATGCTCTGCTCCATGTTGACGATTTTGCCCGATTATCTTTTCCGACGGTACGGTCAGGGAAAGCGGATCGGCCGCGAGATCACGCTTTATACGGTGTGGTACGAGCTCCGGTGGGGGATCACCGCCTGCTTGCTTCTGACCGTATCGCTGATCACGATGATCTTTTACTTTCACCCTTCGACCAAGAGCGTCACGGCGATATTCCGGACGGTCACGATCCTGCCGGAGGCAACCGGACGTGTAGAAGAGGTTTTCGTTGGACTGAATCAGAAGGTCGTGGCAGGTGCGCCACTCTTCCGGCTTGATGCGTCCGAACAGGAGGCGGCGCTGGAGACCGCCCGTCGGCGCATTGCCGAAGTCGAGGCCGAGATGAAGGTGACCCAGACCGAGCTCGCAGGCGTGGACGGCCAGATCAAAGAGGCGCAGGGCGCCTATCAGACGGCCGTCGACGAATACGAGATGAAGGCCGAGCTCCTGACGAGCAACGCCGTCGCCAGGCGCGAGGTCGAACGCCTAGCGACGCAGATCGACAGCCGTAAGGGAGCGCTCGAGGCAACGATTGCGAAAAAGCAGACCATGGAGACACAGATCTCCTTGCTGTTGCCCGCGCAAAAAGCAAGCGCCGAAGCAGCCTTGGCACAGGCGCAGGTCGAATTCGACAAGACCATCGTTAGGGCAGGCGTCACGGGGACCGTCCAACAGTTTACGCTCCGTCGCGGCGACGTCGTCAGTGCAATGTTGCGTCCTGCCGGTATCCTTGTGCCAGAGGGTGCTGGACAAGGCACGCTGATTGCCGGCTTCGGGCAGATCGAAGCGCAAGTTATGAAAAAGGGGATGATCGCCGAAGCAACCTGCGTTGGGAAGCCATTTACAATCATTCCAATGGTCGTGACCGAAGTGCAGCAGGTTATCGCCGCCGGACAACTGCGCGCCACGGAGCAACTGATCGATGTTCAGCAGATGGCGCAGCCGGGAACCCTGACCGTCTTTCTACAGCCCCTCTTTGCCGGAGGGCTAGATGGCGTCCCGCCGGGAAGCAGTTGCATCGCCAACGCCTATACCAACAATCACGATGCACTCGCTGATCCGAATATCGGCACGCTTAGGGGGTTTTCCCTGCATATGATCGACGCCGTCGGACTTGTGCATGCGATGATCCTGCGAATGCAGGCTGTGCTGCTTCCTGTCCAGACACTCGTTCTGTCGGGGCATTAAAACCACTCGCCGCGAACCCTATCGTGGCATCGGTGACGTCGTGCTGGATATCGGGT
This genomic stretch from Rhizobium favelukesii harbors:
- a CDS encoding mechanosensitive ion channel family protein → MLVALMAVSTAAQSQPAPISQPESVQRFLAMFADPAVQTFLQQQAAAARATPEPATQARDTHVSFSEVTTRLRTHTSAMLLAARSFPTETMRGAAVLERDVEANGGTRPIFLIAAFVVAGLAAQWVFWRSSAGWRLWMSRAPIFTVRERLVAVGARLLWAVCYVLAFGLGSIGFFLVFEWPPLVREIVVGYLFAVVVFRLASAVFDVILAPHRLAQNQFRLIPVSDEVAAHWARRLGYAVGWYAFGWVTIHLLGSLGFSVHARQLVAYSLGVVLLIIGIEAVWRRPSVFSQTPRSGRIGIRARNCLWTAYFAAVWLLWVVGATKLFWIIVVCAALPGAIALTRAAVNNILHSADMEEESRKSTVASVIVERGIRAVLIIGAIVFLADMLNVELTRMTMQDSPALRLIRGVLSAGIILMVVDLAWSVVKVLIDRRLGDTEAVLAIGSEQERRRTRLRTLLPILRNVLMILFAAIAIMMALSSLGVEIGPLIAGAGVVGVAIGFGAQTVVKDVISGMFYLLDDAFRVGEYIQSGSYKGNVESFSLRSIKLRHHRGAVYIVPFSELGAVQNLSRDWVIEKMTITVTYDADIDKARKIIKKIGLELFEDPEFKPTTIEPLKMQGIDSLGDSGLLLRMKVMTQPGQQFTLKRRALRMIHQAFNENGIKIAVPTVQVSGGKDDSVAAAAQQTLATHNAAIAAGST
- a CDS encoding HlyD family secretion protein translates to MFELMLCSMLTILPDYLFRRYGQGKRIGREITLYTVWYELRWGITACLLLTVSLITMIFYFHPSTKSVTAIFRTVTILPEATGRVEEVFVGLNQKVVAGAPLFRLDASEQEAALETARRRIAEVEAEMKVTQTELAGVDGQIKEAQGAYQTAVDEYEMKAELLTSNAVARREVERLATQIDSRKGALEATIAKKQTMETQISLLLPAQKASAEAALAQAQVEFDKTIVRAGVTGTVQQFTLRRGDVVSAMLRPAGILVPEGAGQGTLIAGFGQIEAQVMKKGMIAEATCVGKPFTIIPMVVTEVQQVIAAGQLRATEQLIDVQQMAQPGTLTVFLQPLFAGGLDGVPPGSSCIANAYTNNHDALADPNIGTLRGFSLHMIDAVGLVHAMILRMQAVLLPVQTLVLSGH